A window of the Halichoerus grypus chromosome 2, mHalGry1.hap1.1, whole genome shotgun sequence genome harbors these coding sequences:
- the TRIM58 gene encoding E3 ubiquitin-protein ligase TRIM58, which produces MASGAPGERLREEARCPVCLDFLQDPVSVACGHSFCLACISEFCEKSDSAQSGLYACPQCRGPFGLDSFRPNRQLAGLVDSVRQLGLGAGRVGARRCARHGEEMSVFCEEDQEALCWVCETTPEHGSHRTAPLQEAARGYQAKLQMALELVRKEIEGTFTQEANVGKKIVIWKEKVEMQRQRFRLEFEKYRGFLALDEQLQLRRLEEEERATLQRLRESKNRLVQQSRALRELAEELEERCQRPALGLLEVSLGPLQLGQLEASLGASAAGSAGGEPGCLSSWVSWRRAWVPQQLGQLEASLGASAAGSAGGEPGCLSSWVSWRRAWVPQQLGQLEASLGASAAGSAGGEPGCLSSWVSWRRAWVPQQLGQLEASLGPLQLGQLESSLTFHMSHKILPTVDVKLDPVTAHPSLLLTADLRSVQDGELWRDLPNNPERFDTWPCILGLQNFSSGRHYWEVMVGERAEWGLGVCQETVPRKGETTPSPENGVWAMWLLKGNEYMVLASPSVPLLHLERPHCIGIFLDYEAGEISFYNVTNGSYIYTFNQLFSGVLRPYFFICDTIPLILPSMTDVETENWASRGHLDSASNVRHDHS; this is translated from the exons ATGGCCTCGGGGGCGCCGGGCGAGCGGCTGCGCGAGGAGGCCAGGTGCCCCGTGTGCCTGGATTTCCTGCAGGACCCGGTCAGCGTGGCCTGCGGCCACAGCTTCTGCCTGGCGTGCATCTCGGAGTTCTGCGAGAAGTCCGACAGCGCGCAGAGCGGCCTCTACGCCTGCCCGCAGTGCCGGGGCCCCTTCGGGCTGGACAGCTTCCGGCCCAACCGGCAGCTGGCCGGCCTGGTGGACAGCGTGCGGCAGCTGGGGCTGGGCGCGGGGCGCGTGGGGGCGCGCCGGTGCGCGCGGCACGGCGAGGAGATGAGCGTCTTCTGCGAGGAGGACCAGGAGGCGCTGTGCTGGGTGTGCGAGACCACCCCGGAGCACGGCAGCCACCGCACGGCGCCGCTGCAGGAGGCGGCGCGGGGCTACCAG GCAAAGCTCCAGATGGCCCTGGAACTTGTAAGGAAGGAGATAGAGGGGACCTTCACTCAGGAGGCCAACGTGGGGAAGAAAATTGTCATTTGGAAG GAGAAAGTGGAAATGCAGAGGCAGCGCTTCAGGCTGGAGTTTGAGAAGTATCGTGGGTTCCTGGCCCTAGATGAGCAGCTACAGCTGAGgcggctggaggaggaggagcgagCCACCCTGCAGAGACTCCGGGAGAGCAAGAACCGGCTGGTGCAGCAGAGCAGAGCTCTGAGGGAGCTGGCCgaggagctggaggagaggtgCCAGCGCCCAGCGCTGGGTCTGCTGGAGGTGAGCCTGGGTCCTCTGCAGCTGGGTCAGCTGGAGGcgagcctgggtgcctcagcaGCTGGGTCAGCTGGAGGcgagcctgggtgcctcagcaGCTGGGTCAGCTGGAGGcgagcctgggtgcctcagcaGCTGGGTCAGCTGGAGGcgagcctgggtgcctcagcaGCTGGGTCAGCTGGAGGcgagcctgggtgcctcagcaGCTGGGTCAGCTGGAGGcgagcctgggtgcctcagcaGCTGGGTCAGCTGGAGGcgagcctgggtgcctcagcaGCTGGGTCAGCTGGAGGcgagcctgggtgcctcagcaGCTGGGTCAGCTGGAGGcgagcctgggtgcctcagcaGCTGGGTCAGCTGGAGGCGAGCCTGGGTCCTCTGCAGCTGGGTCAGCTGGAG TCTTCTCTGACCTTTCACATGTCCCACAAAATTCTTCCCACAGTTGATGTAAAGCTGGACCCTGTCACAGCGCACCCTAGCCTCCTCTTGACGGCTGATCTACGCAGTGTGCAGGATGGAGAGCTGTGGAGGGATCTCCCCAACAACCCCGAGCGATTTGACACATGGCCCTGTATCCTGGGTTTGCAGAACTTCTCCTCAGGGAGGCATTACTGGGAAGTCATGGTGGGAGAAAGAGCAGAATGGGGTTTAGGTGTCTGTCAAGAGACAGTGCCACGGAAGGGGGAGACCACACCCTCTCCTGAGAACGGAGTCTGGGCCATGTGGCTGCTGAAAGGGAATGAGTACATGGTCCTTGCCTCCCCATCAGTGCCTCTCCTCCACCTGGAACGGCCTCATTGCATTGGGATTTTTTTGGACTATGAAGCAGGTGAAATCTCCTTTTACAATGTAACAAACGGGTCTTACATCTACACATTCAATCAACTGTTCTCTGGTGTTCTTCGACcttattttttcatctgtgaCACGATTCCTCTTATCTTGCCATCTATGACAGATGTGGAGACAGAAAATTGGGCATCCAGGGGTCATCTTGACTCTGCTTCTAATGTGAGACACGATCATTCCTAA